TCTCTACAGTAGTAGGTACTACGCGCTGTGGTTTTACCAATGTTTCCAGTTTGTTCAGCCGCTCGTCAGGAACTGTAATCACACCAATGTTTGGTTCAATAGTACAGAAAGGAAAATTGGCAGCCTGAGCTTTGGCATTACTTAAACAGTTAAACAACGTTGACTTTCCTACATTAGGCAAGCCAACAATTCCACATTTCAAACCCATTTTATTTTTTTTGAGGGTGCAAAGATAACACTTTTACCCTCTGAAAAATGATTTCAGCACTGCTAAAAATTGTTTACCGGCAATACTATTTCCCGAAAATATTATTCAGTTTGTCCTTGGCTTCTTTTTTAGCACGTTCTTCGGCTTCTTTTTTAAGTCTATCGGCCTCGGCTTTGGCTTTGGCTTCAGCTTCTTTCTTCAAACGGTCGGCTTCTGACTTCACACGCTCTTCTGCTTCTTTTTTTAGTCGCTCCGCTTCGGCTTTTGCCTTGGCTTCCAGTTCTTCTTTTTTGGCGTCCAGCTGCTCCATAGCCTTTTCTTTCACCCCTTCTGCCAAACCTTTACCTGCATCAGCAAGTGATGTTTTTATTACCGGTTTTTGAACTGTGCCACCCATGTTTACTTTAACGTTTACCGGATCGGGCATGGTGAACGATGCACCTGTTGCCTTATTTACACTGGCAAACATTCCGTTAACAACACCTGATGCCGTACTTCCCATAAGTGCCTTAGGAATACTCAGCTTCACATCGTAGTTGATGCTTTGGTCAAAACCTGAATAACCACTGATAATTGCCTTACTGCCTGCCAAGGTAGTTTCAAAAGGGTCAACATAAATGCTGCCGTTCTTAAACTTAAACGACAGATTTACATTCGACAGGTTCATTTGTTTGTATTGTGGCATCTTTAGTGCATCAGCTAACTTATTGATAGGTTCAAAATTGTTCAGCGATACTGTTTGTGTGGTTAACTTGCCTCCTCCGTTTAATGTAGATAAAACAGGATCCATTTTCTCATCCATTTTACCACTGACATTAAATGCTGAAGAGAATTTTCCATTACACCTTTCGGCAATAGCAGCTACCTTACTTACCGTGCTGAATGTTTTAACCGTATTCTGAATATCAAAATTCTGTAATGCCAGATCAAAATTAAAATATGGCGCATTCCGCTCCTTAGTCTGATATACACCATTGAGTGCAACCGTACCACCGGAAATTTTAAAATTAACATCATTGAATCCAAGTGTGCGGTCGCGCATGGCAACATTTCCTTTCAGTTGCTCAATGACTTTGTTTTCGTAAAGAATTTTTCCTATTGAAGTGGTCAATGTAAAATCAATATTCTCCGGAACTTCGGCAACGCCTGATGCGGTGCTATCGGCAGCAGCAGCATTGCCATCATCTGTCATAAACTGATTGAGGTCAACCAAATAACTGTTTAAAGTAAATTCTCCTTTAAGTAATTCTTTCTTAAAATAATAACCAAGCAAATTATCTATAACTCCTTTAGCTCTGAAATCGCTTTTCCCTACCACTGCATCTAAATTTTCTAACTGAACAGTGCGTGGGTTAAAACTGAGTTTCATTTCATTAATTTTTGTGGTGTGACCATCTTTGGGTTTATAGTTCATTGCTGTAAGAGACATCCATCCTGCAGCCTTAATTTTCTCGAACTGTTTTTGTTCCACAGCATTCATATTTCCGCTAATGCTAAGATCACTCTTGAAAATTCCTGAAAGCGATGGCTCATCCATTGGAATATAATTTTTAATATTAGCTAAATTGACAGTGCCTTTGAGCATAGCATCAAAGGTGGCATTGCTTACCGGGGTTGTTACATACAAACGTGCGTCAATTGGCTCGGCACCCAACTCTGCATGTGCTTTCGACAGGTTGATGATGGTATGATCCGGCTCACCATCCGGATTGCTGACAGCTAATTTCAGATTCACATTATTGATTGCTGCAGGCAATGAAGGGTATTTAAAATTACCATTATCTACTGTAAGATTAATGCCAAACCCGGGCATGGTATGTTCTGAATAAACACCTTTTACAAAACCATTGAAGGCTAGCTTACCGGAAGTCTTTACCTCTTTAAAATTATCTTTATACGCACCCGGAACTAACGACATCAGATATTTAAAATCTGTTTGTGGTGAATTAAATTTCAAATCCATTGAAATATCGTCTGCAGGCATTGCAACAAATCCCGAAAAATTTAGCGGAAATTCGTTTATACTTAATTCATTGTCGGCAAAAGTGTATTTCGATGTTTTAGACTCAATGTTCAAATCTGCTTTGAGGTTAACCTTTGCCTGATACAAATAACTCACGCCTGCATAGGTATAAGTCAGTTTATCAATTGTAGTCAGCGTTTTCAGTAAAAAATTATCCTGAGTAAAGTCACCACTACCGGTATGATTCAGATTATTGAGTACGGTACTCATTGCCAAAGCCTCATCTTTGTATGAAAGATAACCGTTAGATATTTCATACTTCTTCAATGAAAAATGAAATGGCGAAGACTCTTCGGCTTTTGCAGGGGTTTCTTTTTCAGGTTTGGTGATATCCCAGTTTACATTTCCGTCTTTCAGTGCTATAAGATGAATACGTGGTTGTATTAATCCGAAATATTTTATCTGCGTATTTCCTGATGTAATGAGTTTCCAAAACTCAGCTTTAATCTGAACGGATGAAGCTGAAATAAGTGTATCGCCTTTAAAGACATCTTTTCCTACAATAGAAACATCGTTCAATGCTAAATATACAGAGGGAAAACTGCGTATAAAGCTTAAATCCAAATCCTTAAAATCGAAAGTTGCAGTCAGGTTTTCGTTAGCTGCATTTTTAATGGCTGCAATAATTTTATCTTTAAACAAAAAAGGAGCAACAAAAGCTGCTGCAAAAAGTATGACAATAACTATTAAAGAAATGCGAAGAAACTTTTTCATAAATAAGCGATTTTTACCTTTGTGTTAACGGATAATTAATTGAATTATTGAAAGCCGCAAAATTATTCAATAGCAACCAATTGATAGGGGAATACAAAATGAATTAATCAACATTAAACAACAAAATAGATTTGCGGGTGAAATTATTATATTTTTGACCGGATAATATTGTCTGTTCATGAATTTATTCAGAAAGAAAACAGTAGCTGAAATAATGAAACGTGCCGGTGAAGATGCCTCAGAGCATAGTTCATTAGCGAAGCATTTAGGCGTGCGTGACCTCACTGCATTGGGCATTGCCGCAATTATTGGTGCGGGAATTTTTTCGACTATAGGTAATGCAAGCGCACAAGGTGGCCCCGGTGTAATTTTATTATTTCTATTTACAGCCATTGCCTGTGGTTTCACAGCTTTTGCTTATGCAGAGTTTGCATCATTAGTTCCGGTTAGTGGAAGCGCATATACTTACAGCTATGTTGCCTTCGGTGAATTTATTGCATGGATTATCGGTTGGGCATTAATAATGGAGTATGGCATTGGAAATATTACCGTTGCCATTTCATGGAGCGATTATTTAACAGGACTACTCGATAGTATGGGCATTCATCTGCCTTTATGGATGACAATGGATTACCTGACAGCCGCAAAAGGATTCAGCAAAGCAGGTGCGCTGATGCTTAGTGGAAGAACACTTGAAAGTCTTGATGCCGGTGTGCGCGATGCCTATTTAGCATGGCAGGGCGCACCAACAATTGGTCCACTTCATATTGTTGCTGATTTACCTGCTCTTTTAATTATTCTCATCATTACATGGATTGTTTACAGAGGTATAAAAGAATCAAAAAATGCAGGTAATGCCATGGTAATCGTAAAACTTTCTGTTGTGCTATTGGTAATTGCCGTAGGGTTATTTTATATTAATACAGATAACTGGCATCCGTTTTTACCCAACGGTATTCCGGGAGTTTTAAAAGGTGTGTCGGCAGTATTTTTTGCTTACATCGGCTTTGATGCAATTAGTACAACGGCAGAAGAATGTAAAAACCCACAACGTGATTTACCTCGCGGAATGATGTGGGCAATAATAATATGCACAGTATTATATATTGCAATAGCCTTAGTTCTTACAGGAATGGTAAACTACAGCACATTGGCCGTAGGGGATCCTTTGGCATATGTTTTCAGTGCATTGAATTTAAAATGGATGTCGGCAATTATTGCCGTCAGCGCTATTGTTGCTATGGCAAGTGTTTTATTGGTTTTTCAATTGGGTCAGCCACGCATCTGGATGAGCATGAGCAGAGATGGTTTGTTGCCGAAAAAATTTGCTACCATTCACCCCAAATATAAAACCCCTTCATTTGCTTCTATTGTAACAGGATTTGTAGTAGCCATACCTGCACTTTTTATGAACCTTACCATGGTGACAGACCTTTGCAGCATTGGAACGTTGTTTGCTTTTGTACTGGTTTGTGCCGGAGTATTAAAAATGCAAATAACCCCTAATGCGCCTCGCGGTAGTTTTAAAACACCTTATGTAAATGCGAAATTTATTTTCCCTGTAATGCTAATTATTGCTATGATACTCTCATTGACATATAATAAAGAAGGCGTTACAAATTTTTTAAAGAACACACCACAACCCTACGCTACTGAAAATCTGATTTCATCATTAGGAGCAGAAAGAATCAAAGATTTGATGTCCACTGTTTCTTTAAAAGATGCTGATGCTTTTGCTGCATCTGACAATGATCTGGCCACCTATCTTTCGCAACTAAAGGAAGATACCTATCTTCAAAAACTAACGGAATACGGATTGTCGCATAAAGAAATTTACGAATCGGGGCTAGGGCTTTTCAAACATAAAATACCTACATGGATATTTATTATTTCATGTCTGTATCTTTGTGTCTTAACATGGAAATACAATCTTTCGCTTATTCCACTTTTAGGGTTGGTGTGTTGCCTTTATATGATGAGTGAAATGGGGATATCAAACTGGATTGGATTTTCGATATGGCTGGCTGTAGGACTAATTATTTATTTTGGTTACAGCTACAGGAACAGTAAGTTAAATTTTTTAAAAAAATAAATATTATGCCTTCAATTTTTATTACCGGTGCAACAGCGGGATTCGGTCGAGCCATAGCATTAAAATTTGCACAACACCATTGGAGCATCATTATTAACGGAAGAAGAACTGACAGACTACGCACTTTAGAAGAAGAAATAAAAAATCTTGGAGCAGATGTTATCAGTCTTCCTTTTGATGTACGCAACGAACAACAAGTTAATGAAGCTATTGAAAATCTTCCAAACAAGTGGAAACACATTGAAGCATTGGTTAATAATGCAGGTCTTGCAGCCGGAGTAAATTTGATTCAGGATGGCAAAACTGACGACTGGAACACAATGATAGATACCAATGTAAAAGGATTGCTTTATGTAACTAAGAATATCATTCCGTTGATGATAAAACAAAAAAGTGGACACATTATCAACATAGGATCTATTGCCGGAAAAGATGCTTACATGAAAGGAAATGTTTATTGTGCCACCAAGTATGCTGTTGATGCTTTGACAAAAAGTATGCGAATTGATTTGCTGGAGCATGGAATAAAAGTCAGTGCAGTAAATCCGGGTGCCGCTGAAACGGAATTTTCTTTGGTTAGATTGAAGGGTGATGCTGAAAAAGCTAGTGCGGTTTATAAAGGTTTTCAACCATTAGTTGCGGACGACATTGCAGAAATTGTATATTTTGTTGCAACGCGTCCTGCACATGTTTGCATAAATGATGTTGTTGTCACACCAACTGCACAGGCAAACACAGCTCATTTACTGCGTAAAGCCGACTAATCAATAACGAGTATCTGCTACTTTTAAAAAAACTTCTGAGATATAATTGCGCCAATGATTATCAGAATATGTTAGACCCATTTCACGAAGTCTTGACTTTTCAGGGAGCTTAAATTGCGGAAGCCATCGTTCCTGAGGCGGTGCAAAACCTAATTTATCTTTACGATTAAGAATAACATCCGGAATAATTCCTTTCATGGCATTACGATAAACATACTTAGTAGTTGCATTTCTGTAAATCTGATTGGCAGGTAATGAAAAAACAAAGTCAACCAGTTTATGATACAAAAATGGCAGCCTGGCTTCAACACCATGAGCCATAGAATTACTGTCAGAAAAGTTTAATAACTGTTGCAGATTCTGCACCATGTCATTAAAAAGTGCTGCTTTAAAAGATTGATAACCGAGTGTATTATCCTCAAATGGTCTTACCGTTTTTGTAAGAAACATTTTTGTGAGTTGCCATGGTCCAATGGGAAGTGAATTTTGATATCTATCATTATATGCCCGCCTCTCATTCATATATTCCATTACTCTGAAACGAAGCAACAAGTCGTTTAAATAATGAAAACGGTAATGCCCATATCCTGCCAGCATTTCATCAGCACCTTGACCATCAAGAATAACTTTAATATGATGATTTTTTACCTCCTTGTAAAGTAGATATTGCGCTGCTACCGATGTTGAGCCAATTGGAATCTCGTTATGATAGACAATTTTTTCAATTTCTTCTAGAATTTCTTTAGGCTCAATCGGCTTATTTACTTGAGGAAAATGGAGTGAATCTGTAATATACTTCATCCATTTACCTTCATCTTTTACATCATCGTCAAATCGAGCTGAGAATAATTTATAATTAACTTTTTCTCTAAGTTGATGCATTACACACACTATTCCCGAGGAATCAAGCCCTCCGGAAAACGATGTTGCCACAGGGACATCACTTCGTAACCGCCTGCTTATGGATAAAAAAAACAATCTTCTGAACTCTTCAGCACATTCATGATCGTCCATGGCTACAATGTTCCTGTATTGCAATCTGTAATACTCACGGATATCAATATTGCCATTCTGCACAAAAGCATAATGACCATGTGGCAGTTTTTTTATTCCATCAAAAAAAGTTTCAGTATTATAAATTGAAACATTATTCTCAAGGAAATTTTCCATCTTCTCTTTAGAAACTTTCTTTGGAACCTTGGCTTTGAACAATGCTTTTATTTCTGATGCAAAAACCAACCGCTCACTATCCATATAGTAGCGCAAAGGCTTTTCACCAAAACGGTCTCGTGCTAAAAAAAGCTGTTGCAACTTATTGTCCCATATTGCAAAGGCAAACATACCATCAAAATCTTCGAGACATTTCTCACGCTTATTGTCAAATGCTGCAAGTATCACTTCCGTGTCGGAGTGCGATACAAACTGATACCCTTTCTTTTCAAGGTCAGCCTTCAGTTCGATATAATTATAAATTTCGCCATTGTAAACAATTGTATAGCGTCCCAGATAATGCATTGGCTGCCTTGCTTCTTCAGAAAGGTCAATGATAGCCAATCGCCTGTGCGCAAAACCAAGATTCTTTTGTTCATTTATCCAAATACCTTCACCATCAGTCCCTCTGTAGGAAATGGTGTCTGACATTTGTTTTAATACTGATAAATCAACGGGTTTATGCTGAAAATTGAAAATGCCGGCTATACCGCACATATATTTGTTCTGATCAATAAATTTGAAAGCGCAAAATTAGATTTTCCACCTTACCAAATTGCGTGCCGATGAAATTAAATATGATGATAGGGATGATTGTTCAGGATAGTAAATGCTCTGTAAATCTGCTCGGCAAAAATCAATCTTGCATGCGTATGGGTGAATGTCATTTTTGACAGGGCGAACAGCTCGTTAGATCGTGTATAAACTTTTTCAGAAAAACCATAAGCTCCACCTGCAATATAAACCAACTGCCTGAAATTTTTAAGCCTGAGCTGCTCAATTTTTGCAGCAAACTGAACCGAAGTGTATTCTTTGCCTTTCTCGTCCAGAAGAATTACATAGTCATTTGGAGCTAACTCTTTAAAAATATAATCAGCCTCAACATCCATTGCCGCTGTAAGGTTTTTGTTGTTTTTAGCCTCTTTGAGGTACTTTATTTCAAAACCGTTAAACCTTTCCACCCTACCAGCATAATCTACAATAGCAGCTTCGGCAAAACTGTCTTTATTCTTTCCAATCATCAGCAATTTAATATGCATAATATACGTTATTCAACAATGTTATATTACAAAAATCTGAAATTTAGTTTTGAAAGTAAATTTTTATGCCCTAATATTGTTTCGGATTTACTTTTAAGTGTTTAATTAGTACTGTAAGATATATGCCAAAATGCATTCATAAGTTTTTCATTCCCATGCGCGCTTGGCTTGATTTTTGTCAGTTCACAAACATAATTTATCAATGATGAAAAAAACCATCAAGCTTCTTCTTTCAGTCCTGCTGATAGTTACCGTTGTAAAGGCGGCTGATGTTTTCGATGATATTGGCACAGCCATTCGTTCGGGCGATGCCAAGCAGATTGCACGTTTTTTTAACAACAATGTTGATCTGACAATATTTAATCAGGAAGAAGTTTACAGTAAAGCCCAGGCAGAAATGGTGCTTAAAGATTTCTTCAGCAAAAACGCACCAAAAAGTTTTACTATCATCCATAAGGGTGTTTCCAAAGAAGGTGCACGCTATGCAATTGGAACGTTCACTACAACACAAGGTCAGAATATCAGAACCTATTTCTTTGTAAAAGAAAGTGGTGGCACTGCTTCAATTCAGGAGTTACGCTTCGAAAAAGAATAAAAATACCTTCCCCACAGTTTTTTAAAGGCGTATTCATACTTACATACGACTGATTCATTCTTAGTACTTCAAAAAAATTGATTCTTACATGATTCTTTGAATCAAAAAGCTGAATTTTGCGGCAGAAACAATTTTCATGGATTTAGATCAGTATATATTATTATCGCTTCAGGAAGATGTAGGTCCTGGCGATTTCAGTTCTCTGAGCTGCATTCCTGCACATGCAAGCAGCAAGGCCAAACTGATTATTAAAGATAAAGGAATACTTGCAGGTGTTGAACTTGCAGAACGCATATTTAAAACTGTTGATTCC
This portion of the Bacteroidia bacterium genome encodes:
- a CDS encoding AsmA-like C-terminal region-containing protein translates to MKKFLRISLIVIVILFAAAFVAPFLFKDKIIAAIKNAANENLTATFDFKDLDLSFIRSFPSVYLALNDVSIVGKDVFKGDTLISASSVQIKAEFWKLITSGNTQIKYFGLIQPRIHLIALKDGNVNWDITKPEKETPAKAEESSPFHFSLKKYEISNGYLSYKDEALAMSTVLNNLNHTGSGDFTQDNFLLKTLTTIDKLTYTYAGVSYLYQAKVNLKADLNIESKTSKYTFADNELSINEFPLNFSGFVAMPADDISMDLKFNSPQTDFKYLMSLVPGAYKDNFKEVKTSGKLAFNGFVKGVYSEHTMPGFGINLTVDNGNFKYPSLPAAINNVNLKLAVSNPDGEPDHTIINLSKAHAELGAEPIDARLYVTTPVSNATFDAMLKGTVNLANIKNYIPMDEPSLSGIFKSDLSISGNMNAVEQKQFEKIKAAGWMSLTAMNYKPKDGHTTKINEMKLSFNPRTVQLENLDAVVGKSDFRAKGVIDNLLGYYFKKELLKGEFTLNSYLVDLNQFMTDDGNAAAADSTASGVAEVPENIDFTLTTSIGKILYENKVIEQLKGNVAMRDRTLGFNDVNFKISGGTVALNGVYQTKERNAPYFNFDLALQNFDIQNTVKTFSTVSKVAAIAERCNGKFSSAFNVSGKMDEKMDPVLSTLNGGGKLTTQTVSLNNFEPINKLADALKMPQYKQMNLSNVNLSFKFKNGSIYVDPFETTLAGSKAIISGYSGFDQSINYDVKLSIPKALMGSTASGVVNGMFASVNKATGASFTMPDPVNVKVNMGGTVQKPVIKTSLADAGKGLAEGVKEKAMEQLDAKKEELEAKAKAEAERLKKEAEERVKSEADRLKKEAEAKAKAEADRLKKEAEERAKKEAKDKLNNIFGK
- a CDS encoding amino acid permease, which encodes MNLFRKKTVAEIMKRAGEDASEHSSLAKHLGVRDLTALGIAAIIGAGIFSTIGNASAQGGPGVILLFLFTAIACGFTAFAYAEFASLVPVSGSAYTYSYVAFGEFIAWIIGWALIMEYGIGNITVAISWSDYLTGLLDSMGIHLPLWMTMDYLTAAKGFSKAGALMLSGRTLESLDAGVRDAYLAWQGAPTIGPLHIVADLPALLIILIITWIVYRGIKESKNAGNAMVIVKLSVVLLVIAVGLFYINTDNWHPFLPNGIPGVLKGVSAVFFAYIGFDAISTTAEECKNPQRDLPRGMMWAIIICTVLYIAIALVLTGMVNYSTLAVGDPLAYVFSALNLKWMSAIIAVSAIVAMASVLLVFQLGQPRIWMSMSRDGLLPKKFATIHPKYKTPSFASIVTGFVVAIPALFMNLTMVTDLCSIGTLFAFVLVCAGVLKMQITPNAPRGSFKTPYVNAKFIFPVMLIIAMILSLTYNKEGVTNFLKNTPQPYATENLISSLGAERIKDLMSTVSLKDADAFAASDNDLATYLSQLKEDTYLQKLTEYGLSHKEIYESGLGLFKHKIPTWIFIISCLYLCVLTWKYNLSLIPLLGLVCCLYMMSEMGISNWIGFSIWLAVGLIIYFGYSYRNSKLNFLKK
- a CDS encoding SDR family NAD(P)-dependent oxidoreductase, with amino-acid sequence MPSIFITGATAGFGRAIALKFAQHHWSIIINGRRTDRLRTLEEEIKNLGADVISLPFDVRNEQQVNEAIENLPNKWKHIEALVNNAGLAAGVNLIQDGKTDDWNTMIDTNVKGLLYVTKNIIPLMIKQKSGHIINIGSIAGKDAYMKGNVYCATKYAVDALTKSMRIDLLEHGIKVSAVNPGAAETEFSLVRLKGDAEKASAVYKGFQPLVADDIAEIVYFVATRPAHVCINDVVVTPTAQANTAHLLRKAD
- the asnB gene encoding asparagine synthase (glutamine-hydrolyzing); the protein is MCGIAGIFNFQHKPVDLSVLKQMSDTISYRGTDGEGIWINEQKNLGFAHRRLAIIDLSEEARQPMHYLGRYTIVYNGEIYNYIELKADLEKKGYQFVSHSDTEVILAAFDNKREKCLEDFDGMFAFAIWDNKLQQLFLARDRFGEKPLRYYMDSERLVFASEIKALFKAKVPKKVSKEKMENFLENNVSIYNTETFFDGIKKLPHGHYAFVQNGNIDIREYYRLQYRNIVAMDDHECAEEFRRLFFLSISRRLRSDVPVATSFSGGLDSSGIVCVMHQLREKVNYKLFSARFDDDVKDEGKWMKYITDSLHFPQVNKPIEPKEILEEIEKIVYHNEIPIGSTSVAAQYLLYKEVKNHHIKVILDGQGADEMLAGYGHYRFHYLNDLLLRFRVMEYMNERRAYNDRYQNSLPIGPWQLTKMFLTKTVRPFEDNTLGYQSFKAALFNDMVQNLQQLLNFSDSNSMAHGVEARLPFLYHKLVDFVFSLPANQIYRNATTKYVYRNAMKGIIPDVILNRKDKLGFAPPQERWLPQFKLPEKSRLREMGLTYSDNHWRNYISEVFLKVADTRY
- a CDS encoding 23S rRNA (pseudouridine(1915)-N(3))-methyltransferase RlmH — encoded protein: MHIKLLMIGKNKDSFAEAAIVDYAGRVERFNGFEIKYLKEAKNNKNLTAAMDVEADYIFKELAPNDYVILLDEKGKEYTSVQFAAKIEQLRLKNFRQLVYIAGGAYGFSEKVYTRSNELFALSKMTFTHTHARLIFAEQIYRAFTILNNHPYHHI
- a CDS encoding DUF4783 domain-containing protein, which translates into the protein MMKKTIKLLLSVLLIVTVVKAADVFDDIGTAIRSGDAKQIARFFNNNVDLTIFNQEEVYSKAQAEMVLKDFFSKNAPKSFTIIHKGVSKEGARYAIGTFTTTQGQNIRTYFFVKESGGTASIQELRFEKE